The following are encoded in a window of Castanea sativa cultivar Marrone di Chiusa Pesio chromosome 5, ASM4071231v1 genomic DNA:
- the LOC142636710 gene encoding cardiolipin synthase (CMP-forming), with amino-acid sequence MVLFRSLKTLIKNPQRSRSFLTSLTATATSHPTITLQYFPLSQPLFRLPSTSLSKWVTTPFRGPLFLSFPPWKLSQSATPLYLHGNAVVFRRKVQAFNLHLLRTTAVFPTKFGQALLDYRVEKRESVDDGFLESFVNVPNLISMGRLISGPVLGWMITNEWYSSALVGLAISGASDWLDGYMARKMRINSVVGSYLDPLADKVLIGSVALAMVHMDLLHPGLVGLVVLRDAFLVGGAVYQRASSLGWEWKSWFDFINLDGTRPLKVEPLFISKVNTVFQLVLVAAALLQPEFGTQETQPYITYLSWLVASTTVGSSAAYGAQYLRKRSALISRKS; translated from the exons ATGGTGTTGTTCAGGTCTCTCAAAACCCTTATCAAAAACCCACAAAGATCAAGGTCTTTCCTCACCTCTCTCACCGCCACAGCCACAAGCCACCCCACAATCACACTCCAATACTTCCCTCTCTCTCAGCCTCTCTTTCGTTTGCCCTCAACCTCACTTTCCAAATGGGTCACAACCCCATTTCGTGGTCcgctttttctctcttttcctccaTGGAAGCTCTCTCAATCCGCCACTCCTCTTTACCTCCATGGCAACGCCGTCGTTTTCCGCCGTAAGGTGCAGGCTTTTAATCTTCACCTGCTCAGAACTACCGCTGTTTTTCCCACTAAGTTTGGCCAGGCTTTGTTGGACTATCGGGTTGAGAAGAGAGAGTCAGTTGATGATGGGTTTTTGGAGAGCTTTGTCAATGTGCCCAATTTGATCTCTATGGGCCGATTGATTTCTGGTCCTGTGCTTGGATG GATGATCACAAACGAGTGGTATTCATCGGCACTCGTTGGATTGGCTATCTCTGGGGCATCTGACTGG CTAGATGGATACATGGCTAGGAAGATGAGAATTAATTCTGTAGTGGGTTCCTACCTTGATCCCCTTGCAGACAAG GTTCTTATTGGATCTGTTGCTTTGGCAATGGTGCATATGGATCTTCTGCACC CTGGACTTGTTGGACTCGTTGTGTTGCGAGATGCCTTCCTTGTTGGTGGTGCAGTATATCAAAGGGCTAGTAGCTTGGGTTGGGAG TGGAAGAGTTGGTTTGATTTCATCAATCTAGACGGTACCCGTCCCCTAAAAGTTGAGCCTCTCTTTATTAGCAAG GTTAATACAGTTTTCCAGTTGGTATTAGTAGCTGCAGCTCTTCTTCAACCAGAGTTTGGAACCCAGGAAACTCAGCCATACATCACATATTTGAG TTGGTTAGTGGCATCAACAACAGTGGGTTCTAGTGCAGCATATGGAGCACAATACTTGAGGAAGAGATCTGCCTTGATTAGTAGAAAATCTTAG